The Clostridium sporogenes region AATGTGCTATGCTAGATAAAATAAATGTTTATCCCTTTTCCCATTTAAAAGAAGTTATTCATTTTATTTGTTACAAAGATTTACTTCCACATAAAGTTGATACAAACAATATAACTTCTAATACAGTAAAAGAAAAAGATTTCTCTGAAATAACTGGCCAAGAAAGCTCAAAAAGAGCTTTAGAAATAGCTGCAGCAGGCTCCCATAATGTAATAATGTCCGGTCCCCCTGGTTGTGGTAAAACTATGCTAGCCGAAAGATTTCCTTCTATAATTCCTGACTTAAATTATCAAGAATCTTTAGAGGTAACTAAAATATATAGTATAGCTGGTAAATTAGATAAAAATGGTTCATTAATAACCAAAAGACCTTTTAGAAATCCCCATAGTACTTCTTCTCAGGCAGCCTTAACTGGAGGTGGAATACATTTAATTCCTGGGGAAATTTCTTTGGCTCACAACGGTGTTTTGTTTTTGGATGAAATATTAGAATTTAAGAAAGCAGTACTAGAAGCTTTAAGGCAACCCTTAGAAGATAAAAAAATAACTATAAGTAGATTTAATGGTACCGCTACTTATAACTCGAATTTTATATTACTAGGAACTTTAAATCCCTGTCCTTGTGGCTTCTTGGGTTCTGAAAAACCTTGTAGCTGCAGCGATTATGAAATTAAAAGGTACTTAAATAAACTTTCTGGACCCCTTTTAGACAGAATTGATATTTTTACCTTTGTTCCTTCTTTATCTTATACTGAAATTAAGAATAATAAAAATTCAGAATCCTCTTATGATGTAAAAGAACGAGTAAATACAGCACGAAAAATACAAGAAAAAAGATTTCTTAATGAAGGGATTTATACTAATTCCCAAATGAAAAGAATCCATTTAAAAAAATACTGTAATTTAAATATAGAAGCTTCTAATATATTAGAGAAAATATATGATAGATTTAATTTAAGTGTTAGATCCTATGGCCGTATACTTAAAGTTGCTCGAACCATAGCTGATTTAAATAGTAATAAGAAAATTCAAAAGGAAGATATAATAGAAGCTCTGCAATATAGAAAATTTATAAATAATGATATAGTATAAGGAAAGGTGATATTTATGCACTACTGTAATAAAGATATTGGTTCTTTTGGTGAAACTATAGCTGCTGACTATATTACAAATTGTGGATATATTATATTAGAAAAAAATTTTAGGTGTAAACTAGGTGAAATAGATATAATAGCTAAGGATAAAAATTTTATTGTCTTTATAGAGGTTAAAACTAGATATGGTTCTATTTATGGTAGTCCTAGTGAAGCTATAACTTTTAAAAAGCAAAATAATATTTACAAAACAGCTCAATTATACATAATAAAAAAAGCTATACATAATAAATTTTATTTTAGATTTGATGTAATAGAAGTAATCTTAAACACCCTCAATAGTAATTACTCTGTAAAACTTATAAAAAATGCTTTTCAAATATAATTCAATAAATTCTTGTATATTCAAAGGCAAAAACAAAAATATAATGTCTCAAAATAAAATATATTTAATTTTAACACCACAAACATAAAAAATACACTAAACAAACCAATTCATACATTTGTTAAGTGTATTTTTTATATTTACCACATTAAAGTTAAATCTATTTTCAAATACCATCTTTTATTTATTCAATTTATATTATATTTACTTACATACAAAAATAATATAAACCACTTTATTAATAAGTTTTTTTATTTAATTATAATATATTTGTTAAAAAACTCATTCTATGTATTTTAGAAGTTCCATATTTTTTTATTGCTTGTATATGTTCTTCTGTGCCATAACCTGCATTATGGTTAAAACCATACATACTTAACTCTTTAGAATATTCTTTCATCATATTATCTCTATATACCTTAGCTATAATAGATGCAGATGCTATACTAATACTTTTACTATCACCTTTTATTATAAATTCATTTCTTATATTCAAATTTTTAACTGCATATCCATCAGATAAAACTAAGTCAGGTTTTACCTTCAGACCTTCTACTGCTCTTTTAAGCACTTCATTATTACTCCAAGCTATACCTCTTTCATCTATTGTTTTATTATCTACTAAGGCTATATTGTAACTTATAGCTTTTTCTCTTATTATTATATCTAATTCTTCTCTCTTTTTTTCTGAAAGCTTTTTAGAATCCTTTATATTAAGTATCCTATGCATTTCCTCTACGTTTAAATCTAAAATCACCGCAGCAGCCACAATAGGACCCGCTAAAGGGCCTCTGCCAACTTCGTCTACTCCTGCTATTAAATAACTATCCACATATCTTTTATCAAAATTATACATAGTATTTATTCTTTTTAATTCTTCTTCATACTTATTTAAAAATTTTTCAAGAGACTCACCTAACTTTATAACATTTTTTCGAGAATCTTTATTTAATTTTTCTATTATATCCATAACCTCTTGTTTTTGAGAAAATGTAAATTCTTTTTTAATTTTATCTGCGAATTCCTTTATTTCATTATATCGTATATTTTCTAAATTATTTATATTCATAACTATACCCCTATACTAATTTACCTTCTAGTATTTATTTTTTATTTAATATACACTTACTTATAAAAATGGATACATTGCTCTAATGTATCCTTCAATTATATGATATTATTAACCTTTAAGAGGACTTTCCTGTTCCTCTATTTCTACATTATCCTTTATAATATCCTCTGGATCTTCTAAAGAAATAGCACCTAATTTCCCACCTCTAAATTCATCTAAAAGAATTACAGATATTCTATTATAGTCTATTTCTCCCTTAGAAATTAAAGCTCCTCTTTTTCTACCTATATTATCTAAATTGTTTAAAGGATTTTCCTCTATTGCTTCTAATTTATATCTTTTTATCAATCTTTCTGGATATTTATCCTGAAGCCTTTCTACCAATCTTAAAGCTAAGGTTTCTATATCCATAATTTCATCTTTAATAGCTCCTGTAAAGGCTAAATTTAATTGTACAATTTCACTATCTAGTTTTGGCCATAAAACTCCTGGAGTATCCATAAGCTCTATATCCATCTTAGTTTTTATCCATTGTTTGCTCTTTGTAACTCCTGGTCTATCTCCTACTTTAGCTATAGAGTTTTTAGCCATTTTATTTATAAAAGATGACTTTCCTACATTAGGTATACCTACTACCATAGCTCTATCTACTATTTTAACTAAACCTTTATTTTTCATTCTTTCATGTTTTTCTTTTAATAATTCATTTAATGTTGGTTTTATCTTATTTAATCCCTCTCCTGTTACAGAATTTACTGCTAAAACTTTTATATTATCCTGTGATAAGGAATTTATCCACTTCTTGGTTACTTTATCCTCGGCTAAATCCTTTTTATTTAAAAGAATTATTCTAGGTTTATTACCACATATATCTTCTATCTCTGGATTTTTACTAGAGCTTACTATTCTAGCATCTCTTATTTCTATTATGGCATCTACCATTTTTAAACTTTCTTTTATTTGTCTACGAGTCTTTGCCATATGACCTGGAAACCAATTTATGTTCATCTTTATATCCTCCTTCTATTTTTATCTCACGTTTATTAACCCTAATACTTTATCTTACTATGAAAATAACTGTAACAAAATTAGTATTCTATATAAATTACTTAGTGTAAATTTTCACTTTGTATAAATAATTAACTCTAACTTATAAATTGTTGACTTTTTCTAATTAAGGGTTATCCTATGTTAATATTTTTTAATATCTGCTTTCCTAAAATGGAATATATGATATATTACATCCTTAAATAATGAATTTCAACTTAAACTATAGCGCTAAAAATTCACCCAAAGCTAAAAATTTTATTTATTCGTAGAGTACAAACTACCAAATTTGTTAAAAGGATATATTCTTATAGCTGCTCTTCCTACTACTAATTTATAATTTACAAAACCAACATCCGGGAATCTACTATCCCTACTATGATTTCTGTTATCTCCCATAACAAATACTGAATTTTCTGGAACTTTCACTTCATTAAAGTCTTCCATATAATTTTCCAGTATATAACTTTCCTCTTTAGCTTTACCATTTACATATACTTTGTTATCATGTATACTCACTGTATCTCCTGGAACAGCTATAACTCTTTTTATAAACTTTTCTCTAGTATCTGATGGATATTTAATTACAACTATATCTCCATCTTTAGGTTTTCTAAAATAATAACTTACCTTTTCTACTATAAGCCTATCTCTATTATTTAGTGTTGGATCCATAGAATGTCCTTCTACACTTACGGTTTCAAATACAAAAGTTATAATTAAAAAAGCTGCTATTACAGCTACTATTATAGATTTTACAATTTCCATTAATTCTTTTAACATAAAATCCACCCCTCTTATATGAAAAAAAGGGACTTATGCTAAAGCCCCTTATGTTTCATTATATTCTTTCTTTAACTTTTGCTGCCTTACCTACTCTATCTCTTAAGTAGTATAGTTTAGCTCTTCTTACTTTACCTCTTCTTACAACTTGGATCTTCTCAATTAATGGTGAGTTAACTGGGAAAGTTTTTTCAACTGCTACATTGTAAGCAACTCTTCTTACTGTGAAAGTTTCTCTTGCTCCACCATTTTGTCTTTTTAAAACTGTTCCTTCAAATACTTGAACTCTTTCTCTAGTTCCTTCTTTGATTTTTTGGTGAACTTTTACAGTATCTCCTACATTGAATTCTGGTAAATCACTTCTTACTTGTTCTGCTTCTATAGCTTTTATAACTTCTAACATTGTGCATTCCCTCCTTTAATTTTTTGACGTTCTTGCTTAAATTATGTAATACGATGTATATAAGCAGAGGACCGCCCGTACTAGCACAAAATTCATTTTACCATAGTAAAAATTTTTATTCAATATTTTTTACAACTAAAAAATATTTTTCCTATAATTTTTTATTAAAATCTTTTAATATTTTTTTATCTTCTTCTGTTAATCTATATTTTTTAAATAAATCTGGTCTTACTTTATTAGTAATCATAATAGATTTAGCTTTTCGCCATTTTTTTATATTTTCATGATGACCGGATAAAAGCACAGCTGGTACAGCTTTTCCTTCATATATAGGCGGTCTTGTATATTGAGGATATTCTAAAAGACCATTATAAAAAGATTCGTCTTCATAACTTTCACTACTTTTAAGTACTCCATCTACTAATCTACAT contains the following coding sequences:
- a CDS encoding YifB family Mg chelatase-like AAA ATPase; translation: MTSKVITATLNGACCNLISVEVDISHGLPAFNIVGLADTSVKESKERVKSAITNSGYEFPISKITVNLSPADIKKEGSSFDLPIALAILAATDQINDKSLKSYIILGELSLFGEINKIRGALPIALEALENNYLNFIVPISNANECAMLDKINVYPFSHLKEVIHFICYKDLLPHKVDTNNITSNTVKEKDFSEITGQESSKRALEIAAAGSHNVIMSGPPGCGKTMLAERFPSIIPDLNYQESLEVTKIYSIAGKLDKNGSLITKRPFRNPHSTSSQAALTGGGIHLIPGEISLAHNGVLFLDEILEFKKAVLEALRQPLEDKKITISRFNGTATYNSNFILLGTLNPCPCGFLGSEKPCSCSDYEIKRYLNKLSGPLLDRIDIFTFVPSLSYTEIKNNKNSESSYDVKERVNTARKIQEKRFLNEGIYTNSQMKRIHLKKYCNLNIEASNILEKIYDRFNLSVRSYGRILKVARTIADLNSNKKIQKEDIIEALQYRKFINNDIV
- the ylqF gene encoding ribosome biogenesis GTPase YlqF, which encodes MNINWFPGHMAKTRRQIKESLKMVDAIIEIRDARIVSSSKNPEIEDICGNKPRIILLNKKDLAEDKVTKKWINSLSQDNIKVLAVNSVTGEGLNKIKPTLNELLKEKHERMKNKGLVKIVDRAMVVGIPNVGKSSFINKMAKNSIAKVGDRPGVTKSKQWIKTKMDIELMDTPGVLWPKLDSEIVQLNLAFTGAIKDEIMDIETLALRLVERLQDKYPERLIKRYKLEAIEENPLNNLDNIGRKRGALISKGEIDYNRISVILLDEFRGGKLGAISLEDPEDIIKDNVEIEEQESPLKG
- a CDS encoding YraN family protein, with the translated sequence MHYCNKDIGSFGETIAADYITNCGYIILEKNFRCKLGEIDIIAKDKNFIVFIEVKTRYGSIYGSPSEAITFKKQNNIYKTAQLYIIKKAIHNKFYFRFDVIEVILNTLNSNYSVKLIKNAFQI
- a CDS encoding ribonuclease HII yields the protein MNINNLENIRYNEIKEFADKIKKEFTFSQKQEVMDIIEKLNKDSRKNVIKLGESLEKFLNKYEEELKRINTMYNFDKRYVDSYLIAGVDEVGRGPLAGPIVAAAVILDLNVEEMHRILNIKDSKKLSEKKREELDIIIREKAISYNIALVDNKTIDERGIAWSNNEVLKRAVEGLKVKPDLVLSDGYAVKNLNIRNEFIIKGDSKSISIASASIIAKVYRDNMMKEYSKELSMYGFNHNAGYGTEEHIQAIKKYGTSKIHRMSFLTNIL
- the lepB gene encoding signal peptidase I, with the translated sequence MLKELMEIVKSIIVAVIAAFLIITFVFETVSVEGHSMDPTLNNRDRLIVEKVSYYFRKPKDGDIVVIKYPSDTREKFIKRVIAVPGDTVSIHDNKVYVNGKAKEESYILENYMEDFNEVKVPENSVFVMGDNRNHSRDSRFPDVGFVNYKLVVGRAAIRIYPFNKFGSLYSTNK
- the rplS gene encoding 50S ribosomal protein L19; protein product: MLEVIKAIEAEQVRSDLPEFNVGDTVKVHQKIKEGTRERVQVFEGTVLKRQNGGARETFTVRRVAYNVAVEKTFPVNSPLIEKIQVVRRGKVRRAKLYYLRDRVGKAAKVKERI